In the uncultured Methanobacterium sp. genome, one interval contains:
- a CDS encoding GTP-binding protein, which produces METKKILVLGDSDSGKRTTLKHVCNNLIETGAASYGKTTINSKKLQIFSPSSAERFKFMKEILSKNMDGAIIVIDNTQGITPNCEEMIDFVEERGVPYIIFANKQDLSDIPIYTQYPDAIIIPTQAISGKGISEGMNILLELMEPEHISKITAVSC; this is translated from the coding sequence ATGGAAACTAAAAAAATTTTAGTATTGGGAGATTCTGATTCGGGTAAAAGGACTACCCTGAAACATGTATGTAATAATCTGATAGAAACTGGGGCTGCAAGCTATGGGAAAACCACAATAAACAGTAAAAAGCTTCAAATATTCAGCCCTTCCAGTGCAGAGAGATTCAAGTTCATGAAAGAAATATTATCCAAAAATATGGACGGGGCAATCATAGTAATTGATAACACCCAGGGAATTACTCCAAACTGTGAGGAAATGATTGATTTCGTGGAAGAAAGAGGTGTTCCTTATATCATATTTGCTAATAAACAAGATTTAAGCGATATTCCAATTTATACCCAGTATCCGGATGCTATTATAATACCAACCCAGGCAATTTCAGGTAAAGGGATTTCAGAAGGTATGAACATATTATTAGAATTAATGGAACCAGAACACATCAGCAAGATCACAGCGGTTAGCTGTTGA
- a CDS encoding P-II family nitrogen regulator, whose amino-acid sequence MTALENETQSNDKKIVILCNYNSTKDNSETIIDYFNDNIPQNKKIELSVINYRRILIDGGKNYLFNPPGYPEFMSIKQVLSEEVDGVIVFIETSIGIFETDLEIINLIASENIPHVLFANRDDFSEFEMDTHVEGVLSIPTIAQDGIGINDGLKMLLKLIDKYEREKSSFRNSEIKNQEAEAIQETIESDKTKEIYENPETYETEEIYEAQETYETEELGESEETCETYEESADPEPSPSFESEFYKLRFFFHPIELDNVKNSLAKFGFSNITTIDIKYQNYGTEKMETYRCSSYELELPPKIEMMMVIKREEIEYVIQALEAVKTEDVSEKLFISPVEEVIRISTSESGETAVD is encoded by the coding sequence GTGACCGCATTGGAAAATGAAACCCAGAGTAATGATAAAAAAATCGTTATATTATGCAATTATAATTCTACTAAGGACAATTCCGAAACTATAATAGATTATTTTAATGATAATATTCCCCAGAATAAGAAGATTGAATTATCGGTTATCAATTATCGGAGGATACTCATTGATGGTGGGAAAAATTATTTATTCAATCCACCGGGTTATCCTGAATTCATGTCCATAAAACAGGTATTATCTGAAGAAGTAGATGGAGTAATTGTTTTTATAGAGACCAGTATTGGTATTTTTGAAACAGACTTGGAGATAATTAATTTAATTGCCAGTGAAAACATACCCCATGTTCTATTTGCAAATAGAGATGATTTTAGCGAATTTGAAATGGATACCCATGTTGAAGGAGTCCTTAGTATTCCCACCATTGCACAGGATGGAATTGGGATAAACGACGGCCTGAAAATGTTATTGAAACTAATAGACAAATATGAAAGAGAAAAATCATCCTTCAGAAACAGTGAAATAAAAAACCAGGAAGCAGAAGCCATTCAAGAAACCATAGAATCGGACAAAACAAAAGAGATCTACGAAAACCCAGAAACCTACGAAACTGAAGAAATCTACGAAGCTCAAGAAACTTACGAAACAGAAGAATTAGGTGAATCGGAAGAAACCTGTGAAACATACGAAGAATCTGCTGATCCTGAACCTTCACCATCATTTGAATCAGAATTTTACAAATTAAGATTTTTTTTCCATCCTATTGAACTGGACAATGTGAAAAATTCCCTTGCAAAATTCGGATTTTCCAATATAACTACCATAGATATTAAATATCAGAATTATGGTACTGAAAAAATGGAAACATACCGCTGCAGTAGTTATGAACTGGAATTACCTCCAAAAATAGAGATGATGATGGTCATCAAAAGGGAAGAAATTGAATATGTTATTCAGGCGCTTGAAGCTGTGAAAACAGAAGACGTGAGTGAAAAATTATTTATTTCCCCGGTGGAAGAAGTTATACGAATTAGTACAAGTGAAAGTGGGGAAACTGCTGTCGATTAA